In Nitrospirota bacterium, a single genomic region encodes these proteins:
- a CDS encoding DEAD/DEAH box helicase: protein MEFKQFALHPHIAAGIEAAGYVTPTPIQAQAIPPVLQGRDVMGLAQTGTGKTAAFVLPLLHRLMQGGRRRVRALIVAPTRELTEQINEAIAGLGRQTGLKSATVYGGVGFGPQADKLRRGAEVVVACPGRLLDHIDQKTIDLSRLEVLVLDEADHMFDMGFLPDIRRILQHLPRQRQTLLFSATMPEEIRRLAKDVLTDPVTLQVDVAAPADTVSHALYPVSQHLKTPLLMELLRSTDTESVLVFTRTKHRAKRLAEQLERTGYRAASLQGNLSQARRQAAMNGFRSGTFQILVATDIAARGIDVTRVSHVINYDIPATTDAYIHRIGRTGRAARNGDAYTLVTGEDKDIVRAIEQVLGGPIERRTVDGFDYAAAAPPKERSSRASRSPQQPARRGPGRRTAFSSCSRR, encoded by the coding sequence ATGGAATTCAAACAGTTTGCTTTACATCCTCACATCGCCGCCGGGATCGAGGCTGCGGGCTATGTCACCCCGACGCCGATTCAGGCGCAGGCGATACCGCCGGTCCTCCAGGGGCGCGATGTCATGGGCCTGGCCCAAACCGGCACCGGCAAGACCGCTGCCTTTGTCCTCCCGCTCCTGCACCGCCTTATGCAGGGAGGCCGCAGGCGTGTGCGTGCGCTCATCGTCGCCCCGACCCGGGAGCTGACAGAACAGATCAACGAAGCGATCGCCGGCCTCGGAAGGCAGACCGGCCTCAAGAGCGCAACCGTTTACGGCGGTGTCGGCTTCGGTCCCCAGGCGGACAAGCTCAGGCGCGGGGCTGAAGTGGTCGTGGCCTGTCCCGGCAGGCTCCTCGATCATATCGACCAGAAGACGATCGACCTCTCCCGTCTCGAAGTGCTCGTCCTCGACGAGGCCGACCACATGTTCGATATGGGCTTTCTTCCTGATATCAGGCGCATTCTTCAGCACCTCCCCCGCCAGCGGCAGACCCTGCTCTTCTCGGCCACCATGCCGGAGGAGATACGGCGGCTGGCCAAGGATGTGCTGACCGACCCGGTCACGCTCCAGGTGGATGTCGCCGCTCCCGCAGATACGGTCAGCCACGCCCTCTACCCGGTCTCCCAGCACCTGAAGACGCCGCTGCTCATGGAGCTGCTGCGCAGCACCGATACCGAATCCGTGCTGGTCTTTACCCGCACCAAGCACCGGGCCAAGCGCCTTGCCGAGCAGCTCGAGAGGACCGGCTACCGCGCGGCATCGCTGCAGGGGAATCTCTCGCAGGCGCGGCGGCAGGCCGCGATGAACGGCTTCCGGAGCGGTACGTTCCAGATCCTGGTGGCGACGGATATCGCTGCGCGCGGGATCGACGTGACCAGGGTCTCCCATGTGATCAACTATGATATCCCCGCTACCACCGATGCCTATATCCACCGTATCGGACGGACCGGCCGTGCTGCCCGGAACGGCGACGCCTATACCCTGGTGACGGGTGAGGACAAGGATATCGTGCGCGCCATCGAGCAGGTCCTCGGCGGACCGATCGAGCGCCGCACCGTGGACGGCTTCGATTACGCCGCCGCCGCGCCGCCGAAAGAGCGTTCCTCCCGCGCATCCCGCAGTCCGCAGCAGCCGGCTCGAAGGGGACCGGGGCGCAGGACCGCTTTCTCTTCCTGCTCAAGAAGATAG
- a CDS encoding cold-shock protein, with protein MAEGTVKWFNEAKGFGFITSEDGGDVFVHYSSIQGNGFKSLAEGDRVSFDTEKGPKGPKAVNVVKQ; from the coding sequence ATGGCTGAAGGAACAGTAAAGTGGTTTAATGAGGCCAAAGGCTTCGGCTTTATCACCAGCGAAGACGGCGGCGACGTATTTGTCCACTATTCCTCTATCCAGGGCAACGGCTTCAAATCCCTTGCCGAAGGCGATAGAGTCAGCTTTGATACCGAAAAGGGCCCCAAGGGTCCCAAGGCAGTCAATGTCGTAAAGCAGTAA